From Miscanthus floridulus cultivar M001 chromosome 15, ASM1932011v1, whole genome shotgun sequence, the proteins below share one genomic window:
- the LOC136507204 gene encoding luminal-binding protein-like: protein MAAGGRRPAVTLPAVLILVCVLVATAPGLQMLLDEDPSTYPDSRPREFWYRRGEVVVIDLGNTNSCVAGYTGSGKTTDDDTMFQFCIPSWVAFTDNGTSLVGEAAKNHAAANPEATIFGFKRLLGLRRNRWYDEDIVQGAIQRVPYKIGTRDYDTAIVQVTASDGSVKQLEFSEVASMVVAELKNKAEEYLGRTVEYAVMTIPQHFAAAHSGAAEYAGKMAGLDVVWTVTEPTAAAVAHGLHTKLRERGTALVLRVGGGSSDASLVVLLDGRFQVFGYRMDNFLGGDDFDDRVVDYFAKRIKLKHGVDISQDRIGLGKLRAACENAQEGIEQSRSCPGDW, encoded by the exons ATGGCTGCTGGCGGTCGCCGCCCGGCGGTAACTCTGCCGGCGGTGCTCATCCTCGTATGCGTGCTGGTGGCCACGGCGCCCGGGCTCCAAATGCTCCTTGACGAGGACCCAAGTACGTACCCCGACAGTAGGCCGAGGGAGTTCTGGTACCGGCGCGGAGAAGTGGTCGTCATCGATCTAGGCAACACCAACTCTTGCGTCGCCGGCTACACCGGCTCCGGCAAGACGACCGACGACGACACCATGTTCCAGTTCTGCATCCCCTCCTGGGTCGCCTTCACCGACAACGGCACTTCCCTCGTCGGCGAGGCCGCCAAGAACCACGCCGCCGCCAACCCCGAGGCCACCATCTTCGGTTTCAAACGCTTGCTCGGGCTAAG GCGAAACCGCTGGTACGACGAGGACATCGTGCAGGGAGCCATCCAGCGCGTGCCGTACAAGATCGGTACAAGAGATTACGACACGGCGATCGTCCAAGTGACGGCCAGCGATGGTTCAGTCAAGCAGCTCGAGTTCAGCGAGGTCGCGTCCATGGTAGTGGCTGAGCTCAAGAACAAGGCCGAGGAGTACCTCGGCCGCACGGTCGAGTACGCCGTCATGACCATCCCGCAGCATTTCGCCGCGGCACACAGCGGGGCGGCTGAGTACGCCGGCAAGATGGCCGGGCTGGACGTCGTCTGGACGGTCACAGAGCCGACCGCTGCTGCCGTCGCTCACGGCCTGCACACGAAGCTGCGCGAGCGCGGCACTGCGCTTGTCTTGCGTGTCGGCGGCGGCTCGTCCGACGCGAGCCTTGTGGTGCTGCTGGACGGCAGGTTTCAAGTCTTTGGGTATCGGATGGACAATTTCCTTGGAGGAGACGATTTTGACGACAGGGTCGTGGACTACTTCGCCAAGCGCATCAAGCTGAAGCACGGAGTGGATATCAGTCAGGACAGGATCGGTCTAGGCAAATTGAGGGCGGCATGTGAGAATGCCCAAGAAGGCATTGAGCAGTCAAGATCATGTCCAGGTGATTGGTGA